A window of the Kosakonia sp. BYX6 genome harbors these coding sequences:
- a CDS encoding phage integrase — MTVRKNPAGGWICELYPNGAKGKRIRKKFATKGEALAFEQYTVQTPWQEEKEDRRTLKELVDAWYSAHGITLKDGLKRQLAMHHAFECMGEPLARDFDAQIFSRYRERRLKGDYARSNRVKEVSPRTLNLELAYFRAVFNELNRLGEWKGENPLKNMRPFRTEEMEMAWLTQDQIALLVAECKRHDHPDLETVVKICLATGARWSEAESLKKSQLAKYKITYTNTKGRKNRTVPISKELYDALPDDRKGRLFSDCYGAFRSALERTGIELPAGQLTHVLRHTFASHFMMNGGNILILQRVLGHTDIKMTMRYAHFSPDHLEDAVKLNPLAVSS, encoded by the coding sequence ATGACTGTCCGTAAAAACCCCGCTGGCGGCTGGATATGTGAGCTCTACCCGAACGGGGCAAAAGGCAAACGCATCAGAAAGAAATTCGCCACCAAAGGCGAGGCGCTGGCCTTTGAACAATACACCGTACAAACTCCGTGGCAGGAAGAAAAAGAAGACAGGCGCACGTTAAAAGAGTTAGTTGACGCATGGTATAGCGCCCATGGTATTACGCTGAAAGATGGCCTCAAACGTCAGCTCGCGATGCACCATGCTTTTGAGTGTATGGGCGAACCACTTGCACGAGATTTCGATGCGCAAATATTTTCCCGATATAGAGAGAGAAGATTGAAAGGCGATTATGCCAGATCAAATAGGGTAAAAGAGGTATCACCCCGAACGCTTAATCTAGAACTGGCCTACTTCCGGGCGGTGTTCAATGAATTAAATCGTCTTGGAGAATGGAAGGGCGAAAATCCGCTGAAAAATATGCGTCCTTTCCGCACGGAAGAAATGGAAATGGCCTGGCTAACTCAAGACCAGATTGCACTATTGGTCGCTGAGTGCAAACGACATGACCACCCTGACTTAGAAACCGTGGTAAAAATCTGTCTCGCCACTGGCGCTCGATGGTCTGAGGCTGAGAGCCTGAAAAAAAGCCAGCTCGCGAAATACAAAATCACCTACACCAACACTAAAGGCAGAAAAAACCGCACCGTTCCCATAAGCAAAGAGCTTTATGACGCCCTGCCTGATGATAGAAAAGGACGGTTATTCAGTGATTGCTATGGCGCGTTCCGATCAGCGCTGGAAAGAACAGGTATCGAATTACCGGCAGGGCAACTTACCCACGTTTTGCGCCATACCTTCGCCAGTCACTTTATGATGAATGGTGGAAATATTTTAATTTTGCAGCGTGTGCTTGGGCATACAGACATCAAGATGACGATGCGTTATGCTCATTTTTCACCGGATCATCTTGAAGACGCAGTTAAGCTTAATCCATTAGCAGTATCCAGTTGA
- a CDS encoding phage repressor protein CI produces MRMPFMDFESQISNEEVLDRICQVYGFTQKIQLANHFNIAASTLQNRYTRGNISYDFAAFCALETGANIKWILTGQGSQKAEEHSKSSYELQLFTLSEGRLTENGVLNIDLELFEKPLKSAICIRSESKSYITEKDAPLADGLWIVDVEGAISLRELTVLPGKRLHVAGGKVPFECGIDEIRTIGRVVGVYSEVN; encoded by the coding sequence ATGAGAATGCCATTTATGGACTTTGAAAGCCAAATTTCAAACGAGGAAGTTTTAGATAGGATCTGTCAGGTCTACGGGTTCACTCAGAAAATTCAGCTCGCAAACCATTTCAATATCGCTGCTAGCACGCTGCAAAACCGCTATACGCGCGGTAATATCTCTTACGATTTCGCTGCATTTTGTGCTCTTGAAACTGGCGCCAACATTAAATGGATCCTGACAGGGCAGGGATCACAAAAAGCTGAAGAACACTCAAAATCATCTTACGAACTCCAATTATTCACATTAAGTGAGGGTCGCCTTACTGAAAATGGTGTTTTGAATATCGACCTTGAGCTTTTCGAAAAACCTTTAAAAAGTGCTATCTGCATTAGAAGCGAGAGCAAAAGTTACATCACTGAGAAAGATGCGCCTTTAGCTGACGGTCTCTGGATTGTTGATGTTGAGGGTGCAATCAGCCTCCGTGAACTTACGGTTCTTCCCGGGAAAAGATTGCATGTTGCTGGAGGTAAAGTACCGTTTGAGTGTGGAATTGATGAGATCAGAACAATTGGTCGTGTAGTGGGTGTGTACAGCGAGGTTAATTGA
- a CDS encoding phage regulatory CII family protein, which yields MFDFQVSKHPHFDEACKAFAQRHNMAKLAERAGMNVQTLRNKLNPEQPHQLTPAEIWLLTDLTEDSTLVDGFLAQIHCLPCVPVNELAKDKLQTYVMRAMNELGTLAGGAASTERLTQALKHNMIESVNSGIRLLSLTALALQARLQANPAMASAIDTVSGLGASFGLM from the coding sequence ATGTTTGATTTTCAGGTTTCCAAACATCCCCATTTTGACGAAGCGTGTAAGGCATTTGCTCAGCGCCACAATATGGCGAAGCTAGCCGAACGCGCAGGTATGAATGTTCAGACACTGCGTAACAAGCTCAACCCGGAACAACCGCACCAGTTAACACCAGCCGAAATCTGGTTACTGACTGACCTGACTGAGGATTCAACCCTCGTTGATGGTTTTCTGGCGCAAATCCATTGTTTGCCCTGTGTGCCGGTTAACGAGCTGGCTAAGGATAAATTGCAGACATATGTCATGCGCGCGATGAATGAGCTAGGCACGCTGGCGGGTGGCGCGGCATCGACAGAACGTCTTACCCAGGCACTTAAGCACAACATGATTGAAAGCGTGAATTCTGGTATTCGCTTGCTTTCTTTGACCGCCCTGGCATTACAGGCGCGCCTCCAGGCTAACCCGGCAATGGCGAGTGCTATTGATACCGTGAGCGGTCTCGGCGCATCGTTCGGGCTAATGTGA
- a CDS encoding phage filamentation protein Fil family protein, translating into MMNNEPSFASLLVKQSPSMHYGHGWIAGTNGKRWHPSHNQSELLSDLQTKRKPKTVERLLKILQGSI; encoded by the coding sequence ATGATGAACAATGAACCATCGTTCGCGTCCCTGCTGGTTAAGCAAAGCCCGTCCATGCATTACGGTCACGGCTGGATAGCAGGAACCAATGGTAAGCGCTGGCATCCCTCGCATAACCAGTCAGAGCTGTTAAGTGATTTACAGACGAAGCGTAAACCTAAGACGGTTGAGCGTTTGCTGAAAATATTGCAGGGGTCAATATGA
- a CDS encoding DUF2732 family protein: protein MFIADKDPLFLMLDKAKREERCARAAAVSSRLEALAVYITQEGMNGKEAAELLRREATRFENESQELH, encoded by the coding sequence ATGTTTATCGCTGACAAAGACCCGCTGTTTTTGATGCTCGATAAGGCAAAGCGAGAAGAACGCTGCGCCCGTGCCGCTGCTGTTTCATCGCGTCTTGAGGCTCTGGCCGTCTATATCACCCAGGAAGGCATGAACGGCAAAGAAGCCGCTGAATTGCTGCGCCGCGAGGCGACCCGTTTTGAGAACGAATCTCAGGAGCTGCACTGA
- a CDS encoding TraR/DksA family transcriptional regulator, with protein MADAMDLIQQREQEERERHINNARSRISAPSRFTCEECDASIPEARRMAIHGVALCVTCQQISELKSKHYRGV; from the coding sequence ATGGCCGACGCAATGGATCTCATCCAACAACGTGAGCAGGAAGAACGCGAGCGCCATATCAACAATGCGCGCAGCCGTATAAGCGCGCCATCGCGTTTTACCTGTGAGGAGTGCGACGCATCTATCCCGGAAGCCCGCCGCATGGCAATTCACGGCGTGGCGCTTTGCGTCACCTGCCAACAAATCAGCGAGTTGAAGTCGAAACATTACAGGGGCGTTTGA